The Xylocopa sonorina isolate GNS202 chromosome 17, iyXylSono1_principal, whole genome shotgun sequence genome includes a region encoding these proteins:
- the Nelf-e gene encoding negative elongation factor E: MQNMVYLHFPSNLTEEELMLQAKYNKLKRKKKALQDLKAPKQEIERIPQAPKRPTEARDAREVAKKLIKSGVITAPKTPKRPEQSFKKPRGLVRKLNSTEKTVSSYQPFSATQMEEEETETVRPRVKDLYDSFVSAQDTDDRTSGDVQSPSKQETKPRAGNTIFVYGYKISEDFLKKHFQTFGNIINISMEAEKNRGFVTFDKAGAAERAINEMDGSMVSSIQLKVSLARRQPIIEPMTDVMSSSMWSPIAANYSQKSAHKDRRDLKVYEEDLFM; this comes from the exons ATGCAAAATATGGTGTACTTGCATTTCCCATCGAACTTGACGGAAGAGGAGTTGATGCTGCAAGCGAAGTACAACAAGCTTAAAAGAAAG AAAAAGGCGTTGCAAGACTTGAAAGCGCCAAAGCAAGAGATCGAACGTATACCACAGGCGCCGAAACGACCAACGGAAGCCAGAGATGCTAGAGAAGTAGCGAAGAAGCTAATTAAGTCTGGTGTCATTACGGCACCGAAAACTCCTAAGCGACCAGAACAGTCGTTTAAGAAACCACGCGGATTAGTGAGGAAATTGAACAGTACGGAGAAGACTGTGAGTTCGTATCAGCCGTTCTCAGCCACGCAGatggaagaagaagaaacggaaACAGTGAGGCCGAGAGTTAAAGATTTGTACGATAGTTTTGTGAGCGCTCAGGATACGGACGATCGTACCAGCGGAGATGTACAATCTCCGTCTAAACAAGAAACAAAACCACGAGCTGGAAACACGATATTTGTGTACGGTTACAAGATATCGGAGGATTTTTTGAAAAAACACTTCCAAACATTTGGaaatatcataaatatttcaatggAAGCGGAGAAAAA CCGTGGATTCGTAACATTTGACAAAGCTGGAGCAGCTGAGAGAGCGATAAATGAGATGGACGGTAGCATGGTGTCTTCCATTCAGCTGAAAGTATCGTTAGCTCGAAGGCAACCTATTATCGAACCTATGACTGACGTTATGTCTAGCTCTATGTGGTCGCCTATCGCTGCGAATTATTCTCAGAAAAGTGCGCACAAAGATAGGAGAGATCTGAAAGTGTACGAGGAggatctttttatgtga
- the LOC143431260 gene encoding uncharacterized protein LOC143431260 isoform X2 has translation MPIRARRKRVTFYNSEHEYEPIAVPSPSPKPASAPVVRITDTDVVHVVDSDDSIDDRSRLPPELTRAGDVVLPLDGKIEDTVMEGRELVETGDTSEELESPQQLQERLEERFLSAATPGAESRTDGEVNTSQVDSLALEELPLDRGARGLPQRLKTQAGKLRSRLRNIQRPTFAFAKRQKQEKARSTSSARSDRSRPEKRPSRMDRIRSSFSERPRFSLPDRPRFSLPDRSKFHLPERPKFSFPEKAKFNIKKPNIHLPNALTRAKKSPVHDQRSTESTIGSKKNILDFSTYPRIFDRKSKPKDEYTTSTPKDSRAQSAESATFPRARARTGSWAQRFEKTAGFFDESNPETAAEKAHPWRQPGTEQPRLSMSGDEATSIPWEERGKLEELQYMDYEQESPETSDRQPHPMSEASRTEEESYERDRMELDPRLYPAEKEMYQQEAGEEEGQDEWMPEEEMPRESFRPIQRSRSLEEVIRTRQDERFVGSFAMVDPRKYGVHKTPSEEEEQEMEEDDEQEPSSAQSDREQQHSSTSSCDRRRRGVIEEIDSDEFFLRESGLSQDDMNLGKYLSSEIRGALRPEGNILASEDMVPIPPQRPTRKRSVRKQREGSIESYDMIPPVRPKRDPNRIRRSESIDEPFRERTRSNSRHRIVYQTEGEPAELPVEPLDDIVVVKPVRRKSRSSLRSQSQIPTEALPSSVPPVAPTRRKRLRKEPERRNGELPPICNGHTEWTADDAPAKPLPLSPTMSTEQLQDQEVHTAEDIIGTSVESIQKLQRLLNEEYMGQVPVPPKRRSRSRGTSVAQDEDRTSHGAESLPEAGYVEEDIPRDDVELARDLSGYAVIDKREKPPRPPPPRRKKDKFATAPRPAPPKRPQRTYNTLGPGKDKDISILTDTYDVTLQATESTPYIEIDSDDGEHKDLRSSEVLIKMQGRPLPAPPRPPRGKKERSLERSIREITQESVMEMTTATQTDPLPDDVVIEEEVTQAKLVVAPSMSGSQVMVSTERIPSPSSMSTPPVPPLPMTQRLRKEGQPEPSYDTVSLKSPSPTREIEAFEDRHLSAPHLEESIPGGDSHLRSIRPALLSNEPVRISNLEVGDLRVDRLSVSQIEAAKIVASEVDALVITASELKNRGASMVENLSPSIIRELMAIRSHLETVTAARELESQRERVKTIETTEKTDIPVTERQQSAEEIARRKADEGDEKPKSGDQKVVKREVIETKDIPSTHTLTVARVEDKESTHTLAISQIEPSDKDITSTRSLSAGQDTQDKSLQILDTGTPLSLSPAKAKERVLEESRNVQTPTMTTTEENKESRLSPDRGSESTARELTIEGSRASLPPSAITAMERSTESRHSPDRLSEPSNEPTDPVSDSPPPKPPRSREHPTTEPKSKESSVEISERKYRRSRSRSPSPMGISQTPETASPVRSLPPAISVTPDTPDSVTNYDTTSEIQPQRAVISYAYADQSDRDSQRESSQSPLPSNLPLGGTHLIAFPASQVPAQFYSLASSQNVDVEPSVTDSTRQLIRVLRLAGLKAMRHFVGYMSSMVSGDESREKIREVEMTLCALLLLVTGLLIFLCSNPRTVTHHHHWDYFNPPK, from the exons ATGCCGATCAGAGCGAGAAGGAAACGAGTGACTTTTTATAACAGCGAGCACGAGTACGAACCGATCGCGGTGCCGTCGCCGTCGCCGAAGCCGGCGTCGGCGCCGGTCGTGCGAATCACCGACACGGATGTGGTGCACGTCGTTGACAGCGACGACAGCATCGACGACCGGTCACGGCTACCGCCGGAGCTGACACGGGCTGGGGACGTGGTCCTCCCACTGGACGGGAAGATCGAGGACACCGTGATGGAGGGTCGCGAGCTGGTCGAGACTGGCGACACCTCCGAGGAGCTGGAGAGCCCGCAACAGCTGCAGGAGCGGCTCGAGGAACGGTTCCTGAGCGCTGCTACACCTGGTGCCGAGTCTAGGACCGATGGCGAGGTCAACACCAGCCAA GTAGACTCGTTGGCATTGGAGGAGCTTCCTCTTGATCGCGGTGCCCGTGGTCTGCCCCAACGATTGAAAACGCAGGCTGGCAAGCTACGCTCGCGCCTGAGGAACATCCAACGACCCACGTTCGCGTTCGCGAAACGGCAGAAGCAAGAGAAGGCCAGGTCGACGAGCAGCGCCAGATCGGACAGGTCCAGGCCCGAGAAGAGGCCCAGTCGGATGGACAGGATACGCTCGTCATTCTCTGAGAGGCCCAGATTCAGCTTGCCTGATCGTCCACGGTTCTCCTTGCCCGATCGATCCAAGTTTCACTTGCCAGAACGACCCAAATTCAGCTTCCCTGAAAAGGCCAAGTTCAACATCAAGAAACCCAACATTCACCTACCAAACGCTCTGACCCGCGCCAAGAAGTCACCCGTGCACGACCAACGGTCCACAGAGTCGACGATCGGGTCCAAGAAGAACATCCTTGATTTCTCTACTTACCCGCGGATATTCGATAGAAAGTCCAAGCCCAAAGACGAGTACACGACGTCCACGCCAAAGGACTCGAGGGCGCAGTCCGCGGAGAGTGCGACGTTCCCACGAGCTCGTGCGAGGACTGGTAGCTGGGCTCAGAGGTTCGAGAAGACCGCTGGCTTCTTCGACGAGTCGAATCCGGAAACAGCGGCAGAGAAGGCGCATCCTTGGCGACAACCTGGTACAGAGCAGCCCAGACTCTCCATGAGCGGCGACGAGGCGACTTCTATACCCTGGGAGGAGAGAGGCAAATTGGAGGAGCTGCAGTACATGGACTACGAGCAGGAATCGCCGGAGACGTCTGATCGCCAGCCGCATCCGATGTCAGAGGCTTCGAGAACCGAAGAGGAGTCGTATGAAAGGGATCGAATGGAATTGGATCCACGGTTGTATCCAGCTGAGAAAGAGATGTACCAACAGGAAGCTGGTGAAGAGGAGGGTCAGGACGAGTGGATGCCAGAGGAAGAGATGCCCAGAGAGAGTTTCAGACCTATACAAAGATCCAGGTCCTTGGAAGAGGTGATTCGCACCAGACAGGACGAGAGATTCGTGGGATCGTTCGCGATGGTGGATCCAAGGAAGTACGGGGTGCACAAGACGCCGTCTGAAGAGGAAGAGCAAGAGATGGAGGAGGACGATGAACAGGAACCATCGTCCGCTCAGTCGGACAGGGAACAGCAACATTCGAGCACGAGCTCCTGCGACAGACGTCGTCGTGGGGTGATAGAGGAGATAGACTCTGATGAATTTTTCTTACGCGAAAGTGGGCTCAGCCAGGACGACATGAATCTTGGCAAATACCTGTCCAGCGAGATCAGAGGTGCCCTGAGACCAGAAGGGAATATTCTAGCTTCTGAAGACATGGTACCAATTCCTCCGCAGCGTCCAACGAGGAAGAGATCCGTAAGAAAGCAAAGAGAAGGTTCAATAGAGTCGTACGACATGATACCACCAGTCAGACCAAAGAGGGACCCAAACAGGATACGTCGAAGCGAGTCTATCGATGAACCGTTCCGTGAACGAACCAGGAGTAATTCCAGACACAGGATTGTTTACCAGACAGAGGGAGAGCCTGCTGAACTGCCAGTGGAACCACTGGATGACATCGTCGTGGTGAAACCTGTGCGCAGGAAGTCGAGATCCTCTCTGCGCAGTCAATCTCAGATCCCAACCGAGGCGCTGCCATCGTCAGTGCCACCTGTGGCGCCCACTCGTCGCAAACGACTGCGCAAAGAGCCAGAACGAAGGAACGGCGAGCTGCCACCTATTTGCAACGGACATACAGAGTGGACTGCGGATGATGCTCCTGCGAAGCCTCTTCCATTGTCTCCGACAATGTCCACTGAGCAGTTGCAGGATCAAGAGGTGCACACGGCTGAAGATATCATAGGAACGAGTGTAGAGAGTATCCAGAAGCTTCAGAGACTTCTGAATGAAGAGTACATGGGACAAGTACCTGTTCCACCGAAGAGAAGGTCCAGATCCAGAGGAACTTCCGTAGCCCAGGATGAGGACAGGACATCGCACGGTGCTGAGTCGTTGCCAGAAGCTGGCTACGTGGAGGAGGACATCCCCAGGGACGATGTGGAGCTCGCTAGGGATCTATCTGGTTACGCTGTTATCGACAAACGAGAGAAACCGCCCAGGCCACCGCCACCAAGGAGAAAAAAGGATAAGTTCGCTACTGCTCCTAGACCTGCCCCACCTAAACGTCCACAAAGAACGTACAATACCCTTGGTCCAGGGAAAGATAAGGATATCAGTATATTAACCGATACGTACGACGTCACCTTGCAGGCGACTGAGTCTACTCCTTACATAGAAATCGACTCTGACGATGGGGAGCACAAAGACCTCCGTAGCAGCGAGGTTTTGATCAAGATGCAAGGACGCCCGCTGCCAGCGCCTCCAAGGCCTCCAAGGGGCAAGAAGGAGAGGTCCCTGGAAAGGTCCATCCGTGAAATAACGCAGGAGTCTGTCATGGAAATGACCACTGCCACTCAAACGGATCCCTTGCCTGACGATGTGGTAATAGAGGAGGAAGTGACGCAAGCGAAGCTAGTTGTCGCGCCGTCCATGTCAGGCTCGCAAGTCATGGTCTCCACGGAGAGAATACCAAGCCCTTCGAGTATGAGCACACCTCCTGTTCCTCCTCTGCCAATGACACAGAGACTACGAAAGGAAGGACAGCCGGAACCATCCTACGACACCGTTTCCTTAAAATCTCCGTCACCAACCAGAGAGATAGAGGCATTCGAGGATAGACACTTGTCCGCGCCACATCTGGAAGAGTCGATCCCTGGCGGGGACTCGCATTTAAGGTCCATACGGCCAGCTCTGCTCTCGAACGAACCTGTAAGAATTAGTAACTTAGAAGTTGGGGATCTAAGAGTGGACCGTCTTAGCGTCTCGCAAATCGAAGCAGCGAAGATCGTGGCGTCCGAGGTCGACGCGTTGGTCATCACCGCGTCCGAGCTTAAGAACAGAGGGGCCAGTATGGTGGAGAATCTGTCACCCTCCATTATCAGAGAATTGATGGCGATCAGAAGTCATCTGGAGACCGTGACCGCCGCCAGGGAGCTAGAAAGTCAGAGGGAGAGAGTTAAAACGATCGAGACGACGGAGAAGACCGACATTCCCGTTACGGAAAGGCAGCAGTCGGCTGAAGAGATAGCTCGCCGCAAGGCTGACGAGGGAGACGAGAAACCAAAGAGCGGGGATCAAAAGGTTGTTAAAAGAGAAGTAATCGAGACAAAGGATATACCAAGCACACACACACTAACGGTCGCGCGGGTAGAGGACAAAGAGTCGACACACACACTAGCTATCTCGCAAATAGAACCGAGCGACAAAGATATCACTAGCACACGATCACTCTCTGCCGGTCAGGATACTCAAGATAAGTCCTTACAAATTCTAGATACAGGAACCCCCCTCTCTTTGAGCCCGGCCAAGGCTAAGGAGCGCGTCCTGGAAGAATCACGCAACGTTCAGACACCCACAATGACCACCACGGAAGAGAACAAGGAGTCGAGGTTGTCTCCTGATCGAGGATCCGAGAGCACCGCTAGGGAACTTACCATCGAAGGCTCTCGCGCCTCCCTTCCACCATCCGCGATTACTGCTATGGAGAGAAGCACTGAGTCGAGACATTCTCCAGATCGCTTATCCGAACCTAGCAACGAGCCAACAGATCCAGTCTCCGACTCGCCACCACCAAAACCGCCACGGTCCCGCGAACATCCAACGACAGAGCCAAAGAGCAAAGAATCATCCGTCGAGATCAGCGAACGGAAGTATCGACGGTCGAGATCCAGGTCGCCATCCCCTATGGGGATCTCGCAAACGCCAGAAACTGCTTCGCCGGTTCGATCGTTGCCACCTGCCATCTCTGTGACACCAGATACACCTGATAGTGTTACGAATTACGACACAACCAGTGAAATACAGCCGCAGCGCGCCGTTATTTCTTACGCGTACGCGGATCAATCGGACAGGGATAGCCAAAGGGAATCGTCCCAATCACCGTTACCTTCCAACCTTCCCTTAGGAGGCACTCATCTAATCGCGTTCCCAGCCTCGCAAGTCCCGGCTCAGTTTTACTCCCTGGCCAGCAGCCAAAACGTCGACGTCGAGCCAAGCGTCACGGACAGCACCAGACAGCTGATCAGAGTACTTCGACTGGCCGGTTTAAAGGCGATGAGACATTTCGTGGGCTACATGTCGTCCATGGTGAGCGGCGACGAGTCGAGGGAGAAGATCAGAGAGGTGGAGATGACGTTATGCGCGCTGTTGCTCTTGGTCACGGGCCTGTTGATATTTTTGTGCAGCAACCCGCGGACAGTTACGCACCACCATCACTGGGACTACTTTAATCCGCCGAAATAA
- the LOC143431260 gene encoding uncharacterized protein LOC143431260 isoform X1, translating to MEPEQRGRTSRASSTSSLGREVRCGCQYYQSDSLLPERRALLGRPPSRTMQQPPAVRCSEHEYEPIAVPSPSPKPASAPVVRITDTDVVHVVDSDDSIDDRSRLPPELTRAGDVVLPLDGKIEDTVMEGRELVETGDTSEELESPQQLQERLEERFLSAATPGAESRTDGEVNTSQVDSLALEELPLDRGARGLPQRLKTQAGKLRSRLRNIQRPTFAFAKRQKQEKARSTSSARSDRSRPEKRPSRMDRIRSSFSERPRFSLPDRPRFSLPDRSKFHLPERPKFSFPEKAKFNIKKPNIHLPNALTRAKKSPVHDQRSTESTIGSKKNILDFSTYPRIFDRKSKPKDEYTTSTPKDSRAQSAESATFPRARARTGSWAQRFEKTAGFFDESNPETAAEKAHPWRQPGTEQPRLSMSGDEATSIPWEERGKLEELQYMDYEQESPETSDRQPHPMSEASRTEEESYERDRMELDPRLYPAEKEMYQQEAGEEEGQDEWMPEEEMPRESFRPIQRSRSLEEVIRTRQDERFVGSFAMVDPRKYGVHKTPSEEEEQEMEEDDEQEPSSAQSDREQQHSSTSSCDRRRRGVIEEIDSDEFFLRESGLSQDDMNLGKYLSSEIRGALRPEGNILASEDMVPIPPQRPTRKRSVRKQREGSIESYDMIPPVRPKRDPNRIRRSESIDEPFRERTRSNSRHRIVYQTEGEPAELPVEPLDDIVVVKPVRRKSRSSLRSQSQIPTEALPSSVPPVAPTRRKRLRKEPERRNGELPPICNGHTEWTADDAPAKPLPLSPTMSTEQLQDQEVHTAEDIIGTSVESIQKLQRLLNEEYMGQVPVPPKRRSRSRGTSVAQDEDRTSHGAESLPEAGYVEEDIPRDDVELARDLSGYAVIDKREKPPRPPPPRRKKDKFATAPRPAPPKRPQRTYNTLGPGKDKDISILTDTYDVTLQATESTPYIEIDSDDGEHKDLRSSEVLIKMQGRPLPAPPRPPRGKKERSLERSIREITQESVMEMTTATQTDPLPDDVVIEEEVTQAKLVVAPSMSGSQVMVSTERIPSPSSMSTPPVPPLPMTQRLRKEGQPEPSYDTVSLKSPSPTREIEAFEDRHLSAPHLEESIPGGDSHLRSIRPALLSNEPVRISNLEVGDLRVDRLSVSQIEAAKIVASEVDALVITASELKNRGASMVENLSPSIIRELMAIRSHLETVTAARELESQRERVKTIETTEKTDIPVTERQQSAEEIARRKADEGDEKPKSGDQKVVKREVIETKDIPSTHTLTVARVEDKESTHTLAISQIEPSDKDITSTRSLSAGQDTQDKSLQILDTGTPLSLSPAKAKERVLEESRNVQTPTMTTTEENKESRLSPDRGSESTARELTIEGSRASLPPSAITAMERSTESRHSPDRLSEPSNEPTDPVSDSPPPKPPRSREHPTTEPKSKESSVEISERKYRRSRSRSPSPMGISQTPETASPVRSLPPAISVTPDTPDSVTNYDTTSEIQPQRAVISYAYADQSDRDSQRESSQSPLPSNLPLGGTHLIAFPASQVPAQFYSLASSQNVDVEPSVTDSTRQLIRVLRLAGLKAMRHFVGYMSSMVSGDESREKIREVEMTLCALLLLVTGLLIFLCSNPRTVTHHHHWDYFNPPK from the exons ATGGAGCCGGAGCAACGTGGACGCACCTCGCGAGCGTCGTCGACGTCGAGCCTCGGTCGCGAGGTCCGTTGCGGCTGTCAGTACTACCAGAGCGACTCGCTTCTGCCGGAACGACGTGCTCTCCTCGGTAGGCCGCCGTCCAGGACGATGCAGCAGCCACCTGCGGTCCGCTGCAG CGAGCACGAGTACGAACCGATCGCGGTGCCGTCGCCGTCGCCGAAGCCGGCGTCGGCGCCGGTCGTGCGAATCACCGACACGGATGTGGTGCACGTCGTTGACAGCGACGACAGCATCGACGACCGGTCACGGCTACCGCCGGAGCTGACACGGGCTGGGGACGTGGTCCTCCCACTGGACGGGAAGATCGAGGACACCGTGATGGAGGGTCGCGAGCTGGTCGAGACTGGCGACACCTCCGAGGAGCTGGAGAGCCCGCAACAGCTGCAGGAGCGGCTCGAGGAACGGTTCCTGAGCGCTGCTACACCTGGTGCCGAGTCTAGGACCGATGGCGAGGTCAACACCAGCCAA GTAGACTCGTTGGCATTGGAGGAGCTTCCTCTTGATCGCGGTGCCCGTGGTCTGCCCCAACGATTGAAAACGCAGGCTGGCAAGCTACGCTCGCGCCTGAGGAACATCCAACGACCCACGTTCGCGTTCGCGAAACGGCAGAAGCAAGAGAAGGCCAGGTCGACGAGCAGCGCCAGATCGGACAGGTCCAGGCCCGAGAAGAGGCCCAGTCGGATGGACAGGATACGCTCGTCATTCTCTGAGAGGCCCAGATTCAGCTTGCCTGATCGTCCACGGTTCTCCTTGCCCGATCGATCCAAGTTTCACTTGCCAGAACGACCCAAATTCAGCTTCCCTGAAAAGGCCAAGTTCAACATCAAGAAACCCAACATTCACCTACCAAACGCTCTGACCCGCGCCAAGAAGTCACCCGTGCACGACCAACGGTCCACAGAGTCGACGATCGGGTCCAAGAAGAACATCCTTGATTTCTCTACTTACCCGCGGATATTCGATAGAAAGTCCAAGCCCAAAGACGAGTACACGACGTCCACGCCAAAGGACTCGAGGGCGCAGTCCGCGGAGAGTGCGACGTTCCCACGAGCTCGTGCGAGGACTGGTAGCTGGGCTCAGAGGTTCGAGAAGACCGCTGGCTTCTTCGACGAGTCGAATCCGGAAACAGCGGCAGAGAAGGCGCATCCTTGGCGACAACCTGGTACAGAGCAGCCCAGACTCTCCATGAGCGGCGACGAGGCGACTTCTATACCCTGGGAGGAGAGAGGCAAATTGGAGGAGCTGCAGTACATGGACTACGAGCAGGAATCGCCGGAGACGTCTGATCGCCAGCCGCATCCGATGTCAGAGGCTTCGAGAACCGAAGAGGAGTCGTATGAAAGGGATCGAATGGAATTGGATCCACGGTTGTATCCAGCTGAGAAAGAGATGTACCAACAGGAAGCTGGTGAAGAGGAGGGTCAGGACGAGTGGATGCCAGAGGAAGAGATGCCCAGAGAGAGTTTCAGACCTATACAAAGATCCAGGTCCTTGGAAGAGGTGATTCGCACCAGACAGGACGAGAGATTCGTGGGATCGTTCGCGATGGTGGATCCAAGGAAGTACGGGGTGCACAAGACGCCGTCTGAAGAGGAAGAGCAAGAGATGGAGGAGGACGATGAACAGGAACCATCGTCCGCTCAGTCGGACAGGGAACAGCAACATTCGAGCACGAGCTCCTGCGACAGACGTCGTCGTGGGGTGATAGAGGAGATAGACTCTGATGAATTTTTCTTACGCGAAAGTGGGCTCAGCCAGGACGACATGAATCTTGGCAAATACCTGTCCAGCGAGATCAGAGGTGCCCTGAGACCAGAAGGGAATATTCTAGCTTCTGAAGACATGGTACCAATTCCTCCGCAGCGTCCAACGAGGAAGAGATCCGTAAGAAAGCAAAGAGAAGGTTCAATAGAGTCGTACGACATGATACCACCAGTCAGACCAAAGAGGGACCCAAACAGGATACGTCGAAGCGAGTCTATCGATGAACCGTTCCGTGAACGAACCAGGAGTAATTCCAGACACAGGATTGTTTACCAGACAGAGGGAGAGCCTGCTGAACTGCCAGTGGAACCACTGGATGACATCGTCGTGGTGAAACCTGTGCGCAGGAAGTCGAGATCCTCTCTGCGCAGTCAATCTCAGATCCCAACCGAGGCGCTGCCATCGTCAGTGCCACCTGTGGCGCCCACTCGTCGCAAACGACTGCGCAAAGAGCCAGAACGAAGGAACGGCGAGCTGCCACCTATTTGCAACGGACATACAGAGTGGACTGCGGATGATGCTCCTGCGAAGCCTCTTCCATTGTCTCCGACAATGTCCACTGAGCAGTTGCAGGATCAAGAGGTGCACACGGCTGAAGATATCATAGGAACGAGTGTAGAGAGTATCCAGAAGCTTCAGAGACTTCTGAATGAAGAGTACATGGGACAAGTACCTGTTCCACCGAAGAGAAGGTCCAGATCCAGAGGAACTTCCGTAGCCCAGGATGAGGACAGGACATCGCACGGTGCTGAGTCGTTGCCAGAAGCTGGCTACGTGGAGGAGGACATCCCCAGGGACGATGTGGAGCTCGCTAGGGATCTATCTGGTTACGCTGTTATCGACAAACGAGAGAAACCGCCCAGGCCACCGCCACCAAGGAGAAAAAAGGATAAGTTCGCTACTGCTCCTAGACCTGCCCCACCTAAACGTCCACAAAGAACGTACAATACCCTTGGTCCAGGGAAAGATAAGGATATCAGTATATTAACCGATACGTACGACGTCACCTTGCAGGCGACTGAGTCTACTCCTTACATAGAAATCGACTCTGACGATGGGGAGCACAAAGACCTCCGTAGCAGCGAGGTTTTGATCAAGATGCAAGGACGCCCGCTGCCAGCGCCTCCAAGGCCTCCAAGGGGCAAGAAGGAGAGGTCCCTGGAAAGGTCCATCCGTGAAATAACGCAGGAGTCTGTCATGGAAATGACCACTGCCACTCAAACGGATCCCTTGCCTGACGATGTGGTAATAGAGGAGGAAGTGACGCAAGCGAAGCTAGTTGTCGCGCCGTCCATGTCAGGCTCGCAAGTCATGGTCTCCACGGAGAGAATACCAAGCCCTTCGAGTATGAGCACACCTCCTGTTCCTCCTCTGCCAATGACACAGAGACTACGAAAGGAAGGACAGCCGGAACCATCCTACGACACCGTTTCCTTAAAATCTCCGTCACCAACCAGAGAGATAGAGGCATTCGAGGATAGACACTTGTCCGCGCCACATCTGGAAGAGTCGATCCCTGGCGGGGACTCGCATTTAAGGTCCATACGGCCAGCTCTGCTCTCGAACGAACCTGTAAGAATTAGTAACTTAGAAGTTGGGGATCTAAGAGTGGACCGTCTTAGCGTCTCGCAAATCGAAGCAGCGAAGATCGTGGCGTCCGAGGTCGACGCGTTGGTCATCACCGCGTCCGAGCTTAAGAACAGAGGGGCCAGTATGGTGGAGAATCTGTCACCCTCCATTATCAGAGAATTGATGGCGATCAGAAGTCATCTGGAGACCGTGACCGCCGCCAGGGAGCTAGAAAGTCAGAGGGAGAGAGTTAAAACGATCGAGACGACGGAGAAGACCGACATTCCCGTTACGGAAAGGCAGCAGTCGGCTGAAGAGATAGCTCGCCGCAAGGCTGACGAGGGAGACGAGAAACCAAAGAGCGGGGATCAAAAGGTTGTTAAAAGAGAAGTAATCGAGACAAAGGATATACCAAGCACACACACACTAACGGTCGCGCGGGTAGAGGACAAAGAGTCGACACACACACTAGCTATCTCGCAAATAGAACCGAGCGACAAAGATATCACTAGCACACGATCACTCTCTGCCGGTCAGGATACTCAAGATAAGTCCTTACAAATTCTAGATACAGGAACCCCCCTCTCTTTGAGCCCGGCCAAGGCTAAGGAGCGCGTCCTGGAAGAATCACGCAACGTTCAGACACCCACAATGACCACCACGGAAGAGAACAAGGAGTCGAGGTTGTCTCCTGATCGAGGATCCGAGAGCACCGCTAGGGAACTTACCATCGAAGGCTCTCGCGCCTCCCTTCCACCATCCGCGATTACTGCTATGGAGAGAAGCACTGAGTCGAGACATTCTCCAGATCGCTTATCCGAACCTAGCAACGAGCCAACAGATCCAGTCTCCGACTCGCCACCACCAAAACCGCCACGGTCCCGCGAACATCCAACGACAGAGCCAAAGAGCAAAGAATCATCCGTCGAGATCAGCGAACGGAAGTATCGACGGTCGAGATCCAGGTCGCCATCCCCTATGGGGATCTCGCAAACGCCAGAAACTGCTTCGCCGGTTCGATCGTTGCCACCTGCCATCTCTGTGACACCAGATACACCTGATAGTGTTACGAATTACGACACAACCAGTGAAATACAGCCGCAGCGCGCCGTTATTTCTTACGCGTACGCGGATCAATCGGACAGGGATAGCCAAAGGGAATCGTCCCAATCACCGTTACCTTCCAACCTTCCCTTAGGAGGCACTCATCTAATCGCGTTCCCAGCCTCGCAAGTCCCGGCTCAGTTTTACTCCCTGGCCAGCAGCCAAAACGTCGACGTCGAGCCAAGCGTCACGGACAGCACCAGACAGCTGATCAGAGTACTTCGACTGGCCGGTTTAAAGGCGATGAGACATTTCGTGGGCTACATGTCGTCCATGGTGAGCGGCGACGAGTCGAGGGAGAAGATCAGAGAGGTGGAGATGACGTTATGCGCGCTGTTGCTCTTGGTCACGGGCCTGTTGATATTTTTGTGCAGCAACCCGCGGACAGTTACGCACCACCATCACTGGGACTACTTTAATCCGCCGAAATAA